A window of the Capricornis sumatraensis isolate serow.1 chromosome 9, serow.2, whole genome shotgun sequence genome harbors these coding sequences:
- the CCL25 gene encoding C-C motif chemokine 25 — MNPWLLVCLVACFAVAWAPTVHAQGAFEDCCLAYHHRIRLSLLRQAQSYYRQDVSGSCNLPAVIFFLPQRNKMVCGRPGTRWVQAGMKILDARKKSRLNHHPSTWRNFQGPHSGVRKLSSGTSTLPLSRFSGPTRNSKRKTSLLSTANPAGP; from the exons ATGAATCCATGGCTCCTGGTCTGCCTGGTGGCCTGCTTCGCGGTTGCCTGGGCTCCCACTGTCCACGCTCAAG GTGCCTTTGAGGACTGCTGCTTGGCCTACCACCACCGAATCAGGCTGTCCTTGCTGCGACAGGCCCAGAGTTACTATCGCCAGGACGTGAGCGGGAGCTGCAACCTGCCTGCTGTGAT ATTCTTCTTACCCCAGAGAAACAAGATGGTGTGTGGGAGGCCAGGGACCAGGTGGGTTCAGGCTGGGATGAAGATTTTGGATGCCCGGAAAAAGAGCCGGTTAAACCACCACCCCAGCACCTGGAGAAACTTCCAAG GCCCTCACTCTGGGGTGAGGAAATTGAGCTCTGGAACCTCAACACTTCCATTGTCGAGGTTTAGCGGCCCCACCAGAAACAGCAAGAGGAAAACTTCCCTCCTGTCAACTGCTAATCCAG